From Temnothorax longispinosus isolate EJ_2023e chromosome 3, Tlon_JGU_v1, whole genome shotgun sequence, one genomic window encodes:
- the LOC139809396 gene encoding uncharacterized protein, with the protein MSDAKEVKIPIEHEWDAYDSKHTDSSVPYREAVGNLTFLQVVSRPDIAFALNVASRALDNPTKAHWNLVKRIIRYVKGTTDYGIVYGANNQFKTFSDADYAGDKETRKSTTGVVCMYGGAAISWQSTKQQCVAVSTTEAEYVSAAAAARKNVWVMRLLRELDVSVSENILYIDNQSALRLVKNPEFHKRSKHIDVKYHFVRDLYEKGEINVCYVKTEEQLADIFTKVLNVKRF; encoded by the coding sequence ATGAGTGATgcaaaagaagtaaaaattcCGATAGAGCATGAGTGGGATGCATATGATTCCAAACACACTGATAGCAGTGTGCCCTACCGAGAAGCAGTAGGTAATTTAACGTTTTTGCAAGTCGTAAGTAGACCAGATATTGCGTTCGCGTTGAATGTAGCATCAAGAGCGTTAGATAATCCAACAAAAGCTCATTGGAATTTAGTTAAACGAATAATTCGTTATGTTAAGGGTACTACGGATTACGGAATTGTATACGGCgcaaataatcaatttaaaactttttccgATGCCGACTATGCAGGCGATAAAGAAACGCGAAAATCTACAACAGGTGTAGTGTGTATGTATGGCGGAGCTGCGATTAGCTGGCAAAGTACAAAACAACAATGTGTAGCCGTTTCTACAACAGAAGCCGAATATGTGagtgcagcagcagcagcgagaAAGAATGTGTGGGTTATGAGACTGTTAAGAGAACTTGACGTAAGTGTGAGTGagaatatactatatatagataatcaAAGTGCGTTGAGACTGGTCAAAAATCCAGAGTTTCACAAAAGAAGTAAACATATTGATGTGAAATATCATTTTGTACGAGATCTCTATGAAAAAGGTGAGATAAACGTATGCTATGTAAAAACTGAAGAACAGTTAGCTGatattttcacaaaagttTTGAATGTTAAAAGATTTTGA